In a genomic window of Leifsonia xyli subsp. cynodontis DSM 46306:
- the ygfZ gene encoding CAF17-like 4Fe-4S cluster assembly/insertion protein YgfZ, with protein sequence MSDGSATMTASPFLGLPGAVGADGAGVPAHYGSPLAEQRSLVGSDAIVDLSDRSVLSVAGPDRLSWLHSLTSQALTGLRPGESSETLLLDTAGRLVYAVRLIEDGETLWLLVDRPEAEGLRVWLDSMRFLLRVEVADRTAAFATIGTLGEPPLPVAAPNGVPLVWHDPWHAVTPGGHQYARGDHPGAGWSWSERLVPREALASIASRAGSGELTVAGTLAADALRIAAWRPRFATEADERTIPHELDWLRTAVHLSKGCYRGQETVAKVHNLGHPPRRLVMLHLDGSEGVHPARGAEVSLDGKPVGTVTSTALHYELGPIALAVVKRATPTAATLTVDALGTPVPAAQEVVVPPEAGAAAQVPHLPRLGAVTRRSRG encoded by the coding sequence ATGAGCGACGGGAGCGCCACGATGACGGCCTCGCCGTTCCTCGGTCTGCCGGGCGCCGTCGGCGCTGACGGCGCCGGTGTCCCCGCACACTACGGGAGCCCGCTCGCCGAGCAGCGCTCCCTGGTCGGCTCCGACGCGATCGTGGACCTCTCCGACCGTTCGGTGCTGAGCGTCGCCGGTCCCGACCGGCTGAGCTGGCTCCACTCGCTCACAAGCCAGGCGCTGACCGGCCTGCGGCCGGGAGAGTCGTCGGAGACGCTGCTGCTGGACACCGCCGGCCGCCTCGTGTACGCCGTCCGGCTCATCGAAGACGGCGAGACGCTGTGGCTGCTGGTCGACCGGCCGGAGGCGGAGGGGCTGCGCGTGTGGCTCGACTCGATGCGGTTCTTGCTGCGCGTCGAGGTCGCGGATCGGACGGCCGCATTCGCGACGATCGGCACGCTCGGCGAGCCCCCGCTGCCGGTCGCGGCGCCGAACGGGGTGCCGCTGGTGTGGCACGATCCGTGGCACGCCGTGACGCCCGGCGGACACCAGTACGCGCGGGGCGATCATCCCGGCGCGGGCTGGAGCTGGAGCGAGCGGCTCGTGCCGCGGGAGGCGCTGGCGTCGATCGCCTCTCGGGCCGGGTCGGGCGAGCTGACCGTGGCCGGGACGCTCGCCGCCGATGCGCTGCGGATCGCGGCCTGGCGTCCGCGGTTCGCGACCGAGGCGGACGAGCGGACCATCCCGCACGAGCTGGACTGGCTGCGGACGGCGGTCCATCTGAGCAAAGGCTGCTACCGCGGTCAGGAGACGGTCGCCAAGGTCCACAACCTCGGTCACCCGCCGCGACGCCTCGTCATGCTGCACCTGGACGGCTCGGAGGGAGTGCATCCCGCTCGGGGCGCCGAGGTGAGCCTCGACGGCAAACCGGTCGGGACGGTCACCTCGACCGCTCTGCACTACGAGCTCGGGCCGATCGCGCTCGCGGTGGTGAAGCGCGCCACGCCCACGGCGGCGACGCTGACGGTGGACGCGCTCGGCACTCCGGTGCCGGCTGCTCAGGAGGTCGTCGTGCCGCCGGAGGCCGGCGCGGCGGCGCAGGTGCCGCATCTGCCGCGGCTCGGAGCGGTGACGCGCAGATCGCGCGGCTGA
- a CDS encoding WhiB family transcriptional regulator — protein MTVPEYRSGVPDDWFIDPVRLGVPGVRAGADDDNPLAWQTDALCAQTDPEAFFPEKGGSTRDAKRICSSCEVRAQCLEYALANDERFGIWGGLSERERRKLRKRAG, from the coding sequence ATGACAGTTCCTGAATATCGTTCTGGGGTGCCCGACGACTGGTTCATCGATCCGGTGCGCCTCGGGGTCCCGGGAGTCCGGGCGGGCGCCGACGACGACAACCCCCTCGCCTGGCAGACCGACGCCCTGTGCGCCCAGACGGACCCGGAGGCGTTCTTCCCCGAGAAGGGCGGCTCCACGAGGGATGCCAAGCGCATCTGCTCCTCGTGCGAGGTCCGGGCGCAGTGCCTCGAATACGCTCTCGCGAACGACGAGCGGTTCGGGATCTGGGGCGGCCTCTCCGAGCGGGAGCGCCGCAAGCTCCGCAAGCGCGCCGGCTGA
- the phoU gene encoding phosphate signaling complex protein PhoU, with amino-acid sequence MREVFQQELADVQDRLVEIAELVVSSIRYATEAFTESDVSLAEEVIANDNKIDELTVVLDELSIQILARQQPVARDLRIVVSALRISASLERMGDMAEHIAQLARYRFPDKVVPKSLRGTFAEMGRLDVAIAEKLAELLRTQEIRLADEIRNDDDDIDELHASVFEKVLGETWKGQTVDTVDATLASRYHERFADHAVSIAKKVQYLATGDWTPDAA; translated from the coding sequence ATGCGCGAAGTTTTCCAGCAGGAGCTGGCCGACGTCCAGGACAGGCTGGTCGAGATCGCCGAGCTGGTCGTCAGTTCGATCCGCTACGCCACGGAGGCTTTCACCGAGTCCGACGTCTCGCTCGCCGAGGAGGTCATCGCCAACGACAACAAGATCGACGAGCTGACGGTGGTCCTGGACGAGCTCTCCATCCAGATCCTCGCTCGCCAGCAGCCGGTCGCCCGCGACCTCCGCATCGTCGTGAGCGCGCTGCGCATCTCCGCCTCGCTGGAGCGGATGGGCGACATGGCCGAGCACATCGCCCAGCTCGCCCGCTACCGCTTCCCGGACAAGGTGGTCCCGAAGTCCCTCCGCGGCACCTTCGCGGAGATGGGCCGCCTCGATGTGGCCATCGCGGAGAAGCTCGCGGAGCTGCTGCGCACCCAGGAGATCCGCCTGGCGGATGAGATCCGCAACGACGACGACGATATCGACGAACTGCACGCCAGCGTCTTCGAGAAGGTGCTCGGCGAGACCTGGAAAGGCCAGACCGTCGACACCGTGGACGCCACCCTCGCCAGCCGCTACCACGAGCGCTTCGCGGACCACGCCGTCTCCATCGCCAAGAAGGTGCAGTACCTCGCCACCGGCGACTGGACCCCCGACGCCGCCTGA
- a CDS encoding nitrobindin family protein, with product MIEIPTDLPAELVPLSWLIGVWEGTGVLDYAIGDEHTEREFGQRIGFSHDGQDYLSYSSTAWLLDSDRTPLAVESGYWRLSRTLIEGDAGPGMLPGVGPHPFGTAQSVEALRSSHGGFDIDVSIVHPDGVSELYIGRVNGPRIDMATDAVVRTAGAKEYTAATRLYGLVENHLLWAWDIAALGQELRTHASARLAKAG from the coding sequence ATGATCGAGATCCCCACCGACCTCCCGGCCGAACTCGTTCCGCTCTCCTGGCTCATCGGCGTATGGGAGGGCACCGGCGTGCTCGACTATGCGATCGGCGACGAGCACACCGAGCGCGAGTTCGGGCAGCGCATCGGCTTCAGCCACGACGGCCAGGACTACCTCTCTTACTCCTCCACCGCGTGGCTGCTGGACTCCGATCGCACCCCGCTGGCCGTGGAGTCCGGCTATTGGCGGCTCAGCCGAACGCTCATCGAGGGCGACGCCGGCCCGGGGATGCTGCCGGGTGTCGGCCCCCACCCGTTCGGGACGGCGCAGTCGGTGGAGGCGTTGCGTTCTTCGCACGGCGGCTTCGACATCGACGTCTCGATCGTCCACCCGGACGGGGTCAGCGAGCTCTACATCGGCCGAGTGAACGGTCCGCGGATCGATATGGCGACCGATGCCGTCGTGCGCACGGCGGGCGCCAAGGAGTACACTGCCGCCACCCGCCTGTACGGGCTCGTCGAGAACCACTTGCTCTGGGCCTGGGACATCGCCGCGCTCGGCCAGGAGCTGCGCACGCACGCCTCGGCACGCCTCGCCAAGGCCGGATGA
- a CDS encoding response regulator transcription factor — MAQLLILTSTPGAEVLPSLALLSHRTRQIPAEPASLLSAPSCDLIFVDARRDLASAKSLCKILTTTGVPVPLLLVLTEGGLTAVSADWRASDVVLDSAGPAEVDARIRLAIGRQTQERSQTKIQASGITIDEASYAAKAHGRQLDLTFKEFELLRFFATHPSRVFTREQLLSEVWGYDYFGGTRTVDVHVRRLRAKLGDLESLIGTVRNVGYRFNVYDDDNDRLPSTTRP, encoded by the coding sequence GTGGCGCAGCTGTTGATTCTCACCTCAACACCCGGTGCCGAGGTGCTCCCGTCGCTCGCGCTCCTCAGCCACCGCACCCGGCAGATCCCTGCCGAACCGGCCTCGCTCCTCAGCGCCCCCAGCTGCGACCTTATCTTCGTGGACGCGCGCCGCGACCTGGCGAGCGCCAAATCGCTGTGCAAGATCCTCACCACGACCGGTGTCCCGGTCCCGCTGCTGCTCGTCCTCACGGAGGGCGGGCTCACCGCCGTCAGCGCGGACTGGAGGGCGAGCGATGTCGTCCTGGACAGCGCCGGCCCCGCCGAGGTGGACGCGCGCATCCGGCTCGCGATCGGACGCCAGACCCAGGAGCGCTCCCAAACCAAGATCCAGGCCTCCGGGATCACCATCGACGAGGCCAGCTACGCGGCGAAGGCGCACGGCCGCCAGCTCGACCTGACCTTCAAGGAGTTCGAGCTTCTCCGTTTCTTCGCGACGCATCCCTCGCGGGTCTTCACCCGTGAGCAGCTCCTCAGCGAGGTGTGGGGCTACGACTACTTCGGCGGCACCCGCACGGTGGATGTGCATGTGCGGCGCCTCCGCGCAAAGCTCGGCGATCTGGAATCGCTGATCGGGACGGTGCGCAATGTGGGCTACCGGTTCAATGTGTACGACGACGACAACGACCGGCTTCCCTCCACAACCCGGCCCTGA
- the galE gene encoding UDP-glucose 4-epimerase GalE, producing the protein MAWLVTGGAGYIGAHVVRAFLAEGIDVVVVDDLSSGHREFVPAGVSFYRGTILDGGLLETVFSENRISGVVHVAGYKYAGVSVQRPLHTYEQNVTATAVLLAAMQEAGVGSIVFSSSAAVYGTPEVELVTEDTPKNPESPYGESKLIGEWLLRDQGVARGLRHTSLRYFNVVGSGDPALRDTSPHNLFPLVFDALVAGRIPRINGDDYATPDGTCVRDYIHVADLAVSHVAAAKRLEAGEDIRPVYNLGSGDGVSVGEIMATVADVTGIDFTPEVGPRRPGDPARIVASGELAARDLGWTMSHSLVEMVRSAWAARQAVS; encoded by the coding sequence GTGGCGTGGTTGGTGACCGGGGGGGCTGGCTACATCGGCGCCCATGTGGTGCGGGCGTTCCTGGCCGAGGGGATCGATGTCGTCGTGGTGGACGACCTTTCCAGCGGACACCGGGAGTTCGTGCCGGCGGGTGTCTCGTTCTACCGCGGAACGATCCTCGACGGGGGCCTGCTGGAAACGGTGTTCTCCGAGAACCGCATCAGCGGCGTTGTGCATGTCGCCGGTTACAAATACGCCGGCGTGTCCGTCCAGCGGCCGCTGCACACCTATGAGCAGAATGTGACGGCCACCGCTGTGCTGCTCGCCGCGATGCAGGAGGCGGGGGTCGGCTCGATCGTCTTCTCGTCGTCGGCGGCGGTCTACGGGACGCCGGAGGTGGAGCTCGTCACCGAGGACACCCCGAAGAACCCGGAATCGCCGTACGGGGAGTCGAAACTGATCGGCGAGTGGCTGCTGCGCGACCAGGGGGTCGCCCGGGGTCTGCGCCACACCTCGCTTCGGTACTTCAACGTGGTCGGCTCAGGCGATCCGGCGCTGCGCGACACGAGTCCGCACAATCTCTTCCCGCTCGTCTTCGACGCCCTGGTGGCGGGCCGTATCCCCCGGATCAATGGCGACGACTACGCGACGCCCGACGGCACCTGCGTCCGCGACTACATCCATGTCGCCGATCTCGCGGTCTCGCACGTCGCGGCGGCGAAGCGGCTGGAGGCGGGGGAGGACATCCGGCCGGTCTACAATCTCGGCAGCGGCGATGGCGTCTCGGTCGGTGAGATCATGGCGACAGTGGCCGATGTGACGGGCATCGACTTCACCCCAGAAGTGGGGCCTCGACGCCCGGGCGACCCGGCGAGGATCGTGGCCTCGGGCGAGCTCGCGGCGCGCGATCTCGGCTGGACGATGAGCCATTCTCTCGTCGAGATGGTGCGCAGCGCCTGGGCAGCGCGCCAGGCGGTCTCCTGA
- a CDS encoding DUF5719 family protein: MADRRRIATIGGRTASGLIGLGVAVLAVAGATLLPLPQLAIGVPVQTVRPVPADQQRVCPGPALELAADAGAATEASAIGEAAVAYGTDGPGAETRRLNPDAETKLSSQAPLAVAVSTPDGSTTPPLFAGAQVQTVSSPDTAGLAAASCSEPTADAWLVGGSTALGQTSLVLLSNPTSVDADVALTIYTETGRVDAPGATGVVVPAGAQKVVALSGFAPSAAAPVVHVTATGGQVAVSLQQSFEQGIQPRGVELTGPTGEPSRTQRMTGVTIASIAAVTAAQSAESVGVEFPVVRILVPGDKDAKLTIGAVGEAGTAAGSSYARTVKAGSVAEIPLDHLKDGSYTVTVQSDVPIVAATRTSVIGSKTRDFAWFVSSAPLNGSQFAAIPGGPSPVLHLANPGEEDVKVTIQGESGAPIALTVPAEGGANHVLPAGKYTLGGVGGLTASVSFAADGALSTFPLNPPGALATPIAVYPN, translated from the coding sequence GTGGCTGATCGGCGCAGGATCGCGACCATCGGAGGGCGCACGGCGAGCGGCCTCATCGGCCTCGGCGTCGCCGTGTTGGCGGTGGCCGGTGCGACGCTCCTCCCGCTGCCCCAGCTCGCCATCGGCGTGCCCGTGCAGACCGTGCGGCCCGTGCCGGCCGACCAGCAGCGCGTCTGCCCCGGCCCGGCTCTCGAGCTGGCCGCCGACGCGGGCGCGGCCACGGAGGCGAGCGCGATCGGCGAGGCCGCTGTCGCCTACGGGACGGACGGCCCCGGCGCCGAGACCCGGCGACTGAACCCCGACGCCGAGACGAAGCTGTCGTCGCAGGCGCCCCTGGCGGTGGCCGTCTCGACACCGGACGGTTCCACGACGCCGCCGCTCTTCGCCGGCGCGCAAGTGCAGACCGTCTCCTCCCCGGACACCGCCGGGCTCGCCGCGGCGTCCTGCAGCGAGCCGACCGCCGATGCCTGGCTGGTGGGCGGCTCGACCGCCCTGGGGCAGACGAGCCTGGTGCTGCTGTCGAATCCGACCTCGGTCGATGCCGACGTCGCCCTCACGATCTACACCGAGACCGGGCGGGTGGACGCGCCGGGAGCCACCGGTGTCGTCGTTCCGGCCGGCGCGCAGAAGGTCGTCGCGCTCTCGGGCTTCGCCCCCTCGGCCGCTGCCCCGGTCGTCCACGTCACGGCCACGGGCGGTCAGGTCGCTGTCAGCCTGCAGCAGAGCTTCGAGCAGGGCATCCAGCCGCGCGGCGTCGAGCTGACCGGTCCCACCGGCGAGCCGTCGCGGACCCAGCGCATGACCGGCGTGACGATCGCGAGCATCGCTGCGGTCACGGCGGCGCAGTCCGCCGAGAGCGTGGGCGTGGAGTTCCCGGTCGTCCGCATCCTGGTCCCGGGAGACAAAGACGCCAAGCTGACCATCGGCGCGGTCGGGGAGGCCGGGACGGCGGCGGGGAGCTCGTACGCCCGGACCGTGAAGGCCGGGAGCGTCGCCGAGATCCCGCTCGACCACCTCAAAGACGGCAGCTACACCGTGACTGTGCAGTCCGACGTGCCGATCGTGGCCGCGACCCGGACCTCGGTCATCGGGTCGAAGACACGCGACTTCGCCTGGTTCGTCTCGTCCGCGCCCCTCAACGGCTCGCAGTTCGCCGCCATTCCGGGCGGGCCCTCTCCGGTGCTGCACCTCGCGAACCCGGGGGAGGAAGACGTGAAGGTCACCATCCAGGGCGAGAGCGGCGCTCCGATCGCGCTGACGGTTCCGGCCGAGGGCGGAGCGAACCATGTGCTTCCGGCAGGCAAGTACACCCTCGGCGGAGTCGGCGGGCTGACGGCGAGCGTGAGCTTCGCCGCCGATGGGGCGTTGAGCACGTTCCCCCTCAACCCGCCGGGAGCTCTGGCCACGCCGATCGCGGTCTACCCGAACTAG
- a CDS encoding phosphoglyceromutase has translation MSAPHTLILLRHGNSEWNQQNLFTGWVDVRLSEQGVAEAKRAGELLAESALAPDILYTSLLTRAIQTANHALDVADRLWIPVVRSWRLNERHYGALQGLDKAETLEKYGPEQFQLWRRSFDVPPPPLADDSEWSQASDPRYADLGADLPRTECLKDVIARMLPFWESDITKSLSAGKTVLVTAHGNSLRALVKHLDGVSDEDIAELNIPTGIPLVYKLDGSFAPIEPAAYLDPEAAAAGAAAVAAQGKS, from the coding sequence ATGTCCGCTCCTCACACTTTGATCCTTCTGCGCCACGGCAACAGCGAGTGGAACCAGCAGAATCTGTTCACCGGCTGGGTGGATGTCCGGCTCAGCGAGCAGGGCGTCGCTGAGGCCAAGCGGGCCGGCGAGCTGCTGGCCGAGTCGGCTCTCGCGCCCGACATCCTGTACACCTCCCTCCTGACCCGCGCCATTCAGACGGCGAACCATGCGCTCGATGTCGCCGACCGGCTCTGGATTCCCGTCGTGCGCTCCTGGCGGCTCAACGAGCGCCACTACGGCGCTTTGCAGGGCCTCGACAAGGCCGAGACGCTCGAGAAGTACGGTCCCGAGCAGTTCCAGCTCTGGCGTCGCTCCTTCGATGTGCCGCCGCCCCCGCTGGCCGACGACAGCGAGTGGTCGCAGGCGAGCGACCCGCGCTACGCGGACCTCGGCGCGGACCTGCCCCGCACCGAGTGCCTCAAGGATGTCATCGCCCGGATGCTGCCTTTCTGGGAGTCGGACATCACCAAGAGCCTCAGCGCGGGGAAGACCGTGCTCGTCACCGCCCACGGGAACTCGCTGCGCGCGCTCGTCAAACATCTCGACGGCGTCTCCGACGAGGACATCGCGGAACTCAACATCCCGACCGGCATCCCGCTCGTCTACAAGCTCGATGGGTCCTTCGCTCCGATCGAGCCCGCCGCCTACCTCGACCCGGAGGCCGCCGCCGCTGGTGCTGCCGCGGTCGCCGCCCAAGGCAAGAGCTGA
- a CDS encoding glycosyltransferase gives MYPRVTAIIVAQSGGPRLQRTLDAIAAQSRQPDAVIAVDCASVDDAVRLLTEANPTQLLSVPERIPFGEAVATAVRVLPPATTASETLWLIAQDTAPEPEALRSLLAALEVSPSVAVVGPKLVDDDDPAFIREFGETMTPFGASVPLVENELDQAQHDRLSDVLAVSSAGMLVRRIVWERLDGFDPALPTVDDGLDFCVRARLAGFRVTLVAPARVALRGDGIAGPNLSPKWTVRRRLAGERRRAQLHRRMAYAPGWAVPLHWLTLVPLAILRSLLRLLRKEPGSVGGELGAAFRVAFSGTAVGDARRRLARARSVGWAAVAPLRLPFSDIRRMRALKREAALVGQQGERQDLDFFGTGGGWTVLVALIVGIALFFPLIGSGAVSGGGLLPLGSSVGQLWANLGYGWRDLNLGFVGAADPFSAVLAVLGTITFWQPSAALVGLVLLAIPLAALGAWFAAARITARATLRAFGAFAYALAPTLLVALLDGRPAAVLAHVLLPWLFFAGLAARRSWASSATTALIAAATVACAPVLIPALLVAWAAAIVFAGRGAARIALIPLPAAVLFLPLVAQQVLRGAWLSALADPGLPVDARQTPAWQLALGFPDGTLGGWHALAGHLGLPVAGPNILVPILLAPLGVLAVLALFLRGTVRATVALLVALAGFLTAVAALRIEVAVQGSTAIPIWPGSAVSLYWLGLIAAAVIGLSALGRGATAPVWVAIATLALVAVPFPVALHSGKAAVAGSDGRTMPAVVTAKAATQPRTGTLLLTPQPDGGIRAVVVRGSGATLDAQTTLGSTRLALTGAQRELATLAGNLASRSGFDPAPQLKRLGIDFVLLAPSATAIAQTTADTAAGQATQSRTAVAIDANPVLASVGETASGRLWAFDRGTSTVPAAAQIPENAGGIWRLLVLLAQGIVFGATLLMAIPTVRSADRVAELIARHSSGPGDQPGVDEPDAVEPDDEPEPVAEADPSIAAETLEEWEAEPEDEAVVESADEDEARAASEQEAREPEPAVDPLPEPSLRPAPHTGGRADFVSDARAAWAAAGPVTMLEAGLEETIVPTRPARGGDRG, from the coding sequence ATGTATCCGAGAGTCACCGCCATCATCGTCGCCCAGAGCGGCGGGCCCCGCCTGCAGCGCACTCTCGACGCCATCGCGGCACAGTCCCGTCAACCGGATGCCGTGATCGCCGTCGACTGCGCCAGCGTGGACGATGCCGTGCGGCTGCTCACCGAAGCGAATCCGACCCAGCTGCTCAGCGTGCCCGAACGCATCCCGTTCGGCGAGGCCGTCGCGACCGCTGTCCGCGTGCTCCCTCCGGCGACCACGGCGTCCGAGACGCTCTGGCTGATCGCCCAGGACACCGCCCCCGAGCCAGAGGCCCTCCGATCCCTGCTCGCCGCCCTCGAGGTCTCGCCGTCGGTGGCGGTCGTCGGGCCGAAGCTCGTCGACGACGACGACCCGGCCTTCATCCGTGAGTTCGGCGAGACGATGACCCCGTTCGGCGCCTCCGTCCCGCTCGTGGAGAACGAGCTCGACCAGGCCCAGCACGATCGCCTCAGCGATGTGCTCGCGGTCTCCTCGGCCGGGATGCTCGTCCGGCGGATCGTGTGGGAGAGACTGGACGGCTTCGACCCGGCCCTCCCCACGGTGGACGACGGCCTCGATTTCTGCGTCCGTGCCCGCCTGGCCGGCTTCCGGGTGACCCTCGTCGCCCCCGCCCGTGTCGCCCTGCGCGGCGACGGCATCGCCGGACCGAACCTCTCGCCGAAGTGGACGGTCCGCCGCCGCCTCGCGGGGGAGCGTCGGCGCGCGCAGCTCCACCGGCGGATGGCCTATGCGCCCGGCTGGGCTGTCCCGCTGCACTGGCTGACTCTGGTTCCGCTCGCTATCCTGCGCTCTCTCCTCCGGCTGCTCCGCAAGGAGCCGGGCTCCGTCGGCGGCGAGCTCGGCGCGGCCTTCCGCGTGGCGTTCTCGGGCACGGCGGTCGGCGACGCCCGGCGCCGGCTCGCCCGCGCCCGCTCGGTCGGCTGGGCGGCGGTCGCCCCCCTTCGCCTCCCGTTCTCCGACATCCGGCGGATGCGTGCGCTCAAACGCGAGGCCGCGCTCGTCGGTCAGCAGGGCGAGCGTCAGGACCTCGACTTCTTCGGAACCGGCGGCGGCTGGACGGTCTTGGTGGCTCTCATCGTCGGTATCGCCCTCTTCTTCCCGCTGATCGGCTCCGGCGCGGTGAGCGGCGGCGGTCTCCTCCCGCTCGGCAGCTCCGTCGGCCAGCTCTGGGCGAACCTGGGCTACGGCTGGCGTGACCTCAACCTCGGTTTCGTCGGCGCCGCCGACCCGTTCTCCGCCGTTCTCGCCGTCCTCGGCACGATCACTTTCTGGCAGCCCTCGGCGGCCCTGGTCGGCCTCGTCCTCCTCGCCATCCCCCTCGCCGCGCTCGGCGCCTGGTTCGCCGCCGCCCGGATCACCGCTCGCGCGACGCTGCGGGCCTTCGGCGCTTTCGCTTACGCGCTCGCGCCGACGCTGCTCGTCGCGCTGCTGGACGGCCGCCCGGCAGCCGTTCTGGCGCATGTACTCTTGCCGTGGCTGTTCTTCGCGGGGCTGGCGGCGCGGCGATCGTGGGCGTCCAGCGCGACGACGGCGCTGATCGCCGCGGCGACGGTCGCCTGCGCGCCCGTGCTGATCCCGGCGCTGCTGGTCGCGTGGGCCGCCGCGATCGTCTTCGCGGGCAGGGGCGCCGCGCGGATCGCGCTCATCCCCCTGCCTGCGGCCGTGCTGTTCCTGCCGCTTGTGGCGCAGCAGGTCTTGCGCGGAGCGTGGCTCTCGGCGCTGGCGGACCCGGGGCTCCCGGTGGACGCGCGTCAGACGCCGGCCTGGCAGCTCGCCCTCGGTTTCCCCGACGGCACGCTCGGCGGCTGGCACGCGCTGGCCGGACACCTGGGTCTGCCGGTTGCCGGGCCGAACATCCTGGTGCCGATCCTGCTGGCTCCGCTCGGTGTTCTGGCCGTCCTGGCTCTGTTCCTGCGCGGGACCGTGCGGGCGACCGTCGCTCTGCTCGTCGCGCTCGCCGGCTTTCTGACCGCGGTGGCCGCCCTGCGCATCGAGGTCGCCGTGCAGGGCTCGACGGCGATTCCCATCTGGCCGGGAAGCGCGGTGAGCCTGTACTGGCTGGGGCTGATCGCCGCCGCCGTCATCGGCCTGTCGGCGCTCGGCCGGGGCGCGACGGCGCCCGTGTGGGTCGCGATCGCCACGCTCGCGCTGGTGGCCGTTCCGTTCCCGGTGGCGTTGCACTCCGGGAAGGCCGCGGTCGCCGGGAGCGACGGGCGAACGATGCCCGCTGTCGTGACCGCGAAGGCAGCGACGCAGCCGCGCACAGGGACGTTGCTGCTGACACCGCAGCCGGACGGCGGTATCCGAGCGGTCGTCGTGCGCGGTTCGGGGGCGACCCTCGACGCGCAGACGACCCTGGGCTCCACGCGGCTCGCGCTCACCGGCGCACAGCGCGAGCTGGCGACGCTCGCCGGAAACCTCGCCTCCCGCAGCGGCTTCGATCCGGCGCCGCAGCTCAAGAGGCTCGGGATCGACTTCGTCCTGCTGGCACCCTCGGCAACGGCGATCGCCCAGACCACCGCCGACACGGCGGCCGGGCAGGCGACGCAGAGCCGCACCGCGGTCGCGATCGACGCGAACCCCGTGCTCGCGTCGGTCGGCGAGACTGCGTCCGGCCGGCTGTGGGCGTTCGACCGCGGGACCTCGACGGTGCCGGCCGCAGCGCAGATCCCGGAGAACGCGGGCGGGATCTGGCGACTGCTCGTGCTGCTGGCGCAGGGGATTGTGTTCGGCGCGACACTGCTGATGGCCATCCCCACGGTGCGCTCGGCCGACCGGGTCGCCGAGCTCATCGCCCGGCACTCGAGCGGCCCGGGCGATCAACCGGGCGTGGATGAGCCGGATGCGGTGGAGCCGGACGATGAGCCGGAGCCGGTCGCGGAGGCCGATCCCTCGATCGCCGCCGAGACGCTGGAGGAGTGGGAAGCGGAGCCCGAGGATGAGGCCGTCGTGGAGTCCGCCGACGAGGACGAAGCGCGGGCTGCGTCCGAGCAGGAGGCGCGGGAGCCTGAACCTGCGGTCGACCCGCTGCCGGAGCCGAGCCTCCGCCCCGCTCCGCACACCGGCGGGCGGGCGGACTTCGTCTCCGACGCCCGGGCCGCGTGGGCCGCCGCCGGTCCGGTCACGATGCTCGAAGCCGGACTCGAGGAGACCATCGTCCCAACCCGCCCCGCTCGGGGAGGCGACCGTGGCTGA